From the Methanobacteriaceae archaeon genome, one window contains:
- a CDS encoding 4Fe-4S dicluster domain-containing protein: MESILVNSNLCDGCMNCENMCASVHNASRIKIIEHDSSFYSIVCQHCESAPCKKICPTEAISDEGVDGEKCIGCGLCVMVCPFGAMTFQSKVAEKCDLCADREEGPACIKACTKRAISVADPQKVKAKNQEKFLAKLSGVYEPESQKSGFVHVVTCQARVSHFLE, from the coding sequence ATGGAAAGTATTCTTGTAAATAGCAACTTATGTGACGGATGTATGAATTGTGAAAACATGTGTGCATCTGTACATAATGCTAGTAGGATAAAAATTATTGAACATGATTCTTCCTTTTACTCCATTGTATGTCAACATTGTGAAAGTGCACCATGTAAAAAAATCTGTCCAACCGAAGCTATTAGCGACGAAGGCGTTGATGGTGAAAAATGTATCGGTTGTGGATTATGTGTAATGGTTTGTCCATTTGGTGCAATGACTTTCCAATCTAAAGTCGCAGAAAAATGTGATCTCTGTGCAGACAGAGAAGAAGGTCCTGCTTGTATTAAAGCATGTACTAAAAGAGCTATCAGTGTTGCAGACCCTCAAAAAGTTAAAGCTAAAAACCAAGAAAAATTCTTGGCTAAACTTAGTGGAGTCTATGAACCTGAAAGCCAAAAAAGTGGATTTGTTCATGTTGTAACATGTCAAGCTAGAGTAAGCCACTTTTTAGAATAA
- a CDS encoding 4Fe-4S binding protein, translated as MYNLGNCTDCTTCGSCQQTPNVDTPILFCMHCQPSDAPCLKVCKQNAIEIMGGAITINSKNCTRCRDCVKVCPIGIIKI; from the coding sequence ATGTATAACTTAGGAAATTGTACTGATTGTACAACATGTGGAAGTTGTCAACAAACACCAAATGTTGACACTCCAATTTTATTTTGTATGCACTGTCAACCATCAGATGCGCCATGTTTAAAAGTTTGTAAGCAAAATGCAATTGAAATCATGGGCGGAGCCATAACCATTAATAGTAAAAACTGTACCCGATGCAGAGATTGTGTTAAAGTATGTCCTATCGGCATAATTAAAATTTAA
- a CDS encoding fumarate hydratase, which translates to MITKDTIKETVYELYKKAAIVLGDDVRKSLEDALKNEEHDLAKLNIEAILKNIKLAEEKQIPMCQDTGLPVVFVKLGNVEVENLREGIEEGIKKATKEIPIRPNIVDPLTRENTNVNVGDFIPPIDIELVDEDYLEITIMPKGFGSENNNALKMALPADGIEGVKEFVVESVLKAKGKPCPPTVVGVGIGGTSDLCLKLGKKALLGEVGKRNPDPQIAKLEEEILAEINNSGIGPMGLGGKTTCLDVKILKAHTHTAGLPVGVCIQCWADRHATTKIYDN; encoded by the coding sequence TTGATTACTAAAGATACTATTAAAGAAACCGTTTATGAACTTTACAAAAAAGCAGCAATTGTTTTAGGTGATGACGTAAGAAAATCACTTGAAGATGCTCTCAAAAATGAAGAACATGACCTTGCAAAGTTAAATATTGAAGCAATATTGAAAAATATTAAACTTGCAGAAGAAAAGCAAATTCCAATGTGTCAAGATACTGGATTACCTGTTGTTTTTGTTAAATTAGGAAATGTTGAAGTTGAAAATTTACGTGAAGGTATTGAAGAAGGGATTAAAAAAGCAACAAAAGAAATCCCAATTAGACCTAACATCGTTGATCCTTTAACAAGAGAAAATACTAATGTTAATGTTGGAGACTTCATTCCTCCAATCGATATAGAATTAGTAGATGAAGATTATCTTGAAATTACAATAATGCCAAAAGGATTTGGTTCTGAAAACAATAACGCTTTGAAAATGGCACTTCCAGCTGACGGAATTGAAGGAGTCAAAGAATTTGTAGTAGAATCAGTTCTCAAAGCAAAAGGAAAACCATGTCCTCCAACCGTTGTTGGTGTTGGAATTGGTGGAACATCCGATTTATGTTTAAAACTTGGTAAAAAAGCTTTACTTGGTGAAGTAGGTAAAAGAAATCCTGACCCACAAATAGCTAAACTTGAAGAAGAAATTTTAGCAGAAATCAATAATTCAGGAATCGGACCAATGGGTCTTGGTGGAAAAACAACATGTCTTGATGTTAAAATCTTAAAAGCACATACCCACACTGCAGGATTACCTGTTGGTGTTTGTATCCAATGTTGGGCAGATAGACATGCAACAACAAAAATATATGATAATTAG
- a CDS encoding PhoU domain-containing protein: MGKKDKTLKDILDLILYENPATQDEIALKLGITRRYVAQLLQPLVKDGTVKRAYMIDLKSYESIAESLSDYHVNETKGNVIVNDMINNMAKHVHSQIEVSFDAVLEYDNEKANKALEMDFATNNMVEKIRTSVETIVSMNKHSEISKPMLYNEIAYDLERIGDYCAHIAKFVINDIYKIEENVLKKLKKMYKIARKMIRLAITSFLEGKTELKDDLMKLEESIHILQTKAINLIAEQMAESSFDEKERSNYFIYLFRVIKAFERMGDISVEMMDVSIEFHENIPRSTTPRTFRY; encoded by the coding sequence ATGGGTAAAAAAGATAAAACATTGAAAGATATTTTGGATCTCATTTTATATGAAAATCCTGCAACTCAAGATGAGATTGCTTTAAAGTTGGGTATAACTCGCAGATATGTTGCTCAACTTCTACAACCTCTTGTTAAGGACGGAACTGTAAAAAGAGCATATATGATTGACTTAAAAAGTTATGAAAGTATTGCTGAGTCTTTAAGTGACTATCATGTTAATGAAACCAAAGGAAATGTTATTGTCAATGATATGATTAACAATATGGCAAAGCATGTTCACTCTCAAATTGAGGTTTCATTTGATGCAGTTTTAGAATATGATAACGAAAAGGCAAATAAAGCTCTTGAGATGGATTTTGCTACTAACAATATGGTTGAAAAGATAAGAACATCTGTTGAGACTATTGTTAGTATGAATAAACATTCTGAAATATCTAAACCAATGCTTTACAATGAAATTGCCTATGATTTAGAACGTATTGGAGATTATTGTGCTCATATTGCTAAATTTGTAATTAATGACATCTACAAAATTGAGGAAAATGTTTTAAAGAAATTAAAAAAGATGTATAAAATTGCTAGAAAAATGATTCGTTTAGCTATTACTTCTTTTCTTGAAGGTAAAACCGAGCTTAAAGATGATTTAATGAAGTTAGAAGAATCAATTCATATTCTTCAAACTAAAGCTATTAATTTGATTGCAGAACAAATGGCTGAAAGTTCATTTGATGAAAAAGAGCGTTCAAATTATTTTATTTATTTATTTAGAGTTATTAAAGCATTTGAAAGAATGGGAGATATTTCTGTTGAAATGATGGATGTTTCCATTGAGTTTCATGAAAATATTCCAAGATCAACTACTCCGAGAACTTTCAGATATTAA
- the hmdC gene encoding 5,10-methenyltetrahydromethanopterin hydrogenase cofactor biosynthesis protein HmdC encodes MYDLIKKAVYDDDAAIAISKMKKDVGSVVDAISELSLEETMKLGMQFKRFPLGCDLTEVVAGTCASDLELMDLLGNCRLSDMIGAPIHICAYAFSDIGEKFGMTGLDVMKKVHEIVDVPLDLDHFGVNGAMRLPKNISGCGGECYNKGPGFTECPRGRIHERLIDKELEQKGDKEEWVKLASSVAVNVSSEQTGDAHAAPLSEAQDIADLAKKYGKGVESIMFVGDGYDEVITGFEKSIKLGADVVVVEGGPFNRCENTTEGFAKAIAAARILSPGKVVATNGAYENEVRAGLRSGLNMVITGFPKNHHGYMCGFEPGTARRGKFGLPRIIQIINEEFPNRGLPAQKHDLLAIATAVKLAGPDNIYPNKIGSYHVGDAHWATLVNSRMYENIELKHTLDDIVNMADGNTISLHGGRFISWVLAKELDKHVDEIIIADVDKWVLDNTVDNLQDVLNATIIPESDDKVAADKADFSIASSTMIPVKDNILKKVPNALTIV; translated from the coding sequence GTGTATGATTTAATTAAAAAGGCAGTTTATGACGATGATGCTGCTATTGCAATATCAAAGATGAAAAAAGATGTTGGTTCTGTTGTTGATGCAATATCAGAACTTTCACTAGAAGAAACCATGAAATTGGGAATGCAATTTAAAAGATTCCCATTAGGATGTGATTTAACAGAAGTTGTTGCAGGTACTTGTGCTTCTGATTTAGAATTAATGGATTTATTAGGTAACTGCCGCTTATCTGATATGATAGGTGCTCCAATTCACATTTGTGCTTATGCATTTTCAGATATTGGTGAAAAATTTGGAATGACTGGGCTTGACGTAATGAAAAAAGTGCACGAAATTGTTGATGTTCCTCTTGATTTGGATCACTTTGGTGTAAATGGTGCTATGAGGCTTCCAAAAAACATCTCAGGGTGTGGTGGGGAATGTTACAATAAAGGTCCTGGATTTACTGAATGTCCTCGTGGAAGAATCCATGAAAGATTAATTGATAAAGAATTAGAACAAAAAGGCGATAAGGAAGAATGGGTTAAATTAGCTTCATCTGTTGCAGTTAATGTTTCATCAGAACAAACTGGTGATGCTCATGCAGCACCATTAAGCGAAGCACAAGACATTGCGGATTTGGCTAAAAAATACGGTAAAGGTGTAGAATCCATCATGTTTGTTGGTGATGGTTATGATGAAGTAATTACCGGTTTTGAAAAATCAATCAAACTTGGTGCTGATGTTGTTGTAGTCGAAGGAGGACCATTCAACAGATGTGAAAATACAACAGAAGGATTTGCAAAAGCAATTGCTGCTGCAAGAATTTTATCTCCGGGTAAAGTTGTAGCTACCAATGGGGCTTATGAAAATGAAGTAAGAGCAGGTCTTAGATCTGGTTTAAACATGGTCATCACTGGTTTTCCTAAAAACCACCATGGATACATGTGTGGATTTGAACCAGGTACTGCAAGAAGAGGAAAATTTGGTCTTCCAAGAATAATTCAAATAATCAACGAAGAATTCCCAAACAGAGGTCTTCCAGCTCAAAAGCACGATTTACTTGCAATAGCTACTGCTGTTAAACTTGCAGGTCCAGATAATATTTATCCAAACAAAATCGGTTCATATCATGTTGGAGATGCTCACTGGGCAACTTTGGTTAATTCAAGAATGTATGAAAACATTGAATTAAAACACACCTTAGATGATATCGTAAATATGGCTGATGGAAACACCATTTCTTTACATGGTGGAAGATTCATCTCCTGGGTTCTGGCTAAAGAATTAGATAAACACGTTGATGAAATTATTATTGCTGATGTGGACAAATGGGTATTGGACAATACTGTTGATAATTTACAAGATGTATTGAACGCTACTATCATTCCTGAAAGTGATGATAAAGTTGCTGCAGATAAAGCAGATTTCTCAATTGCTTCATCAACAATGATTCCTGTTAAAGATAATATTTTAAAGAAAGTTCCTAATGCTTTAACTATTGTTTAA
- the hmd gene encoding 5,10-methenyltetrahydromethanopterin hydrogenase — protein sequence MKVAILGAGCYRTHAASGITNFARACEVAEATGKENISMTHSTIEMGAELLELAGVDEVVVSDPTFDGDFTVVDDFDYAEVIAAHKAGNPEEVMPAIRAKVAELAETVPKPSKGAIHFTHPEDLGMKVTTDDSEAVADADWVMTWLPEGGMQPDIIKNFADDIKEGAIVTHACTIPTTGLNKIFEDLGTNVNVASYHPGAVPEMKGQVYIAEGFADQASIDTLMDLGQKARGSAFTLPANMVGPVCDMCSAVTAITYAGILAYRDTVTQILGAPAGFAQSMANEALTQVTALMKNEGIDKMDAALDPAALLGTADSMNFGSLAEIVPTVLDYLGKDE from the coding sequence ATGAAAGTAGCAATTTTAGGTGCAGGATGTTACAGAACTCATGCTGCAAGTGGAATTACCAACTTCGCAAGAGCTTGTGAAGTTGCTGAAGCAACCGGAAAAGAAAACATTTCAATGACCCACTCAACTATCGAAATGGGTGCAGAATTATTAGAATTAGCTGGAGTGGACGAAGTTGTTGTATCCGACCCAACTTTTGACGGCGATTTCACTGTAGTAGACGACTTTGACTATGCTGAAGTAATTGCAGCACACAAAGCTGGAAACCCTGAAGAAGTAATGCCTGCAATCAGAGCAAAAGTAGCAGAATTAGCTGAAACCGTACCTAAACCATCTAAAGGTGCTATCCACTTTACTCACCCAGAAGATTTAGGAATGAAAGTTACCACCGACGATTCTGAAGCTGTTGCTGACGCTGACTGGGTAATGACCTGGTTACCAGAAGGAGGTATGCAACCTGACATCATCAAAAACTTCGCTGATGATATCAAAGAAGGAGCTATCGTAACTCACGCATGTACTATCCCAACTACCGGATTAAACAAAATCTTCGAAGACTTAGGAACCAACGTAAACGTAGCTTCCTACCACCCAGGTGCTGTACCTGAAATGAAAGGACAAGTTTACATCGCTGAAGGTTTCGCTGACCAAGCTTCCATCGACACTTTAATGGACTTAGGTCAAAAAGCAAGAGGATCTGCATTCACTTTACCAGCTAACATGGTTGGTCCTGTATGTGACATGTGTTCCGCAGTAACTGCAATTACCTACGCAGGTATCTTAGCTTACAGAGACACCGTAACTCAAATTTTAGGTGCTCCTGCAGGATTCGCACAATCTATGGCTAACGAAGCTTTAACCCAAGTAACCGCTTTAATGAAAAACGAAGGTATCGACAAAATGGATGCTGCTTTAGACCCAGCTGCATTATTAGGTACTGCTGACTCAATGAACTTCGGTTCCTTAGCAGAAATCGTTCCTACCGTATTAGACTACTTAGGTAAAGACGAATAG
- the hmdB gene encoding 5,10-methenyltetrahydromethanopterin hydrogenase cofactor biosynthesis protein HmdB: MIDEILKKAENNQKLTDEEFLELLNISNDEDLNKLFETAAKIRDQQSKTIKLTSTIHITNKCQIQPRCEYCGFAEETSSKGYYNAFYKSNEEILCAVKSIQEADIPRVSCSGGYGYKGKQAVNACKIVKENSDLEILVNVGGDLTEESINKLAELNTDTICCNLETINEEVFYKRKPGDSLEQRILTCERISKAGIGLSSGLLLGIGESVEDRLKHLRFLGTFETLEEIPIMGFNPYDDTPMANEEPFPLQEQLKMVAITRIMYPHIRITMPTPTVGPENVEFSLKAGANNLATVIADNYPHEVKGVGAPEYGNYNKVVNVIEKLGLIPQTI; the protein is encoded by the coding sequence ATGATTGATGAAATTTTAAAAAAAGCAGAAAATAATCAAAAATTAACAGATGAGGAATTTTTAGAATTACTAAACATAAGTAATGATGAAGACTTGAATAAACTATTTGAAACTGCTGCAAAAATAAGAGATCAACAATCAAAAACAATCAAATTAACTTCAACAATCCACATTACAAATAAATGTCAAATCCAACCTAGGTGTGAATACTGTGGATTTGCAGAAGAGACTTCTTCTAAAGGATATTATAATGCATTTTATAAATCAAATGAAGAAATTTTATGCGCTGTTAAATCCATCCAAGAAGCAGACATACCTCGTGTAAGCTGTTCTGGAGGATATGGTTACAAAGGAAAACAGGCTGTAAATGCATGTAAAATAGTTAAAGAAAACTCTGATTTGGAAATTTTAGTTAATGTGGGTGGAGATTTAACTGAAGAATCCATTAACAAACTTGCAGAGCTAAATACTGATACAATATGTTGTAATCTTGAAACCATCAACGAAGAAGTATTTTATAAAAGAAAACCTGGAGATTCACTAGAACAAAGAATATTAACCTGTGAAAGAATTAGTAAAGCAGGAATAGGATTATCCTCAGGATTACTTTTAGGAATTGGGGAAAGTGTTGAAGATAGATTAAAACATTTACGCTTTTTAGGTACTTTTGAAACCTTAGAAGAAATCCCAATAATGGGTTTTAATCCTTATGATGATACTCCAATGGCAAATGAAGAACCATTCCCATTACAAGAACAATTAAAAATGGTTGCTATTACACGTATAATGTATCCTCATATTAGAATTACAATGCCAACACCAACTGTTGGTCCTGAAAATGTGGAATTTTCACTAAAAGCAGGTGCAAACAATTTAGCTACTGTAATTGCAGATAATTACCCACATGAAGTAAAAGGTGTAGGAGCACCAGAATACGGTAATTACAACAAAGTAGTTAATGTAATTGAGAAATTAGGCTTAATACCTCAAACCATTTAA
- a CDS encoding DUF3236 domain-containing protein, with protein sequence MAFEKMIQNAFEESLNDSRFGDTLEEIQEIQNYIKNAKKVYIPNKNGIKVEVLNKVLEEYNLPQAEILQLNTNTADTSRIPALAKAYIALDQSDADLIIARGRLGIPGSGSLLIFIDNKGRILTCGTSPSHVIHKKTIEEAVYNEACEALEKIGFNKEG encoded by the coding sequence GTGGCATTTGAAAAGATGATACAAAATGCATTTGAAGAATCTTTAAACGACTCCAGATTTGGAGATACTCTTGAAGAAATACAAGAAATTCAAAACTATATAAAAAATGCTAAAAAAGTATATATCCCCAATAAGAACGGAATTAAAGTAGAAGTATTAAATAAAGTTTTAGAAGAATATAATCTTCCCCAAGCTGAAATACTTCAACTTAATACTAATACTGCTGATACCAGTAGAATTCCTGCTCTTGCAAAAGCATACATTGCACTTGATCAAAGTGATGCTGATTTAATTATAGCAAGAGGACGCTTAGGTATTCCTGGATCAGGCTCATTACTTATTTTTATAGATAATAAGGGAAGAATATTAACATGCGGTACTTCCCCGTCACATGTAATTCATAAAAAAACTATCGAAGAAGCTGTTTATAATGAAGCATGTGAAGCATTAGAAAAAATAGGATTCAATAAAGAAGGATAA
- a CDS encoding SAM-dependent methyltransferase HcgC family protein → MNIDTGITSEVLTIKSEIKLIDIFNEIIDKKSNAVFNYINELDIKKDAKIVVIGTYFTGVGIVKKLSEKYENILLIDIYPHLKELLDTPLGGKLANSVEFSSDLDLIYSGDVVIDTTGFGGITPEQSEKFDVDTFIIEDPVAEDNDELLANKNNIHKRLSCAKANNKAIIKTKGIDTKTSGTMTLTIGVLTNVLNKCLEKEGVLYSACEMGFFEEVIFKEKNISKFIELVDTQALKISTINPFSCDELLIDEISKIKTDLNEA, encoded by the coding sequence ATGAATATTGATACTGGAATTACATCTGAAGTGCTAACTATAAAATCTGAAATCAAACTAATTGACATTTTTAATGAAATTATTGATAAAAAATCCAATGCTGTTTTTAATTATATAAATGAATTAGATATAAAAAAAGATGCTAAAATAGTAGTTATTGGAACTTATTTTACAGGAGTAGGTATTGTAAAGAAATTAAGTGAAAAATATGAAAATATCTTATTAATTGACATATATCCTCACTTAAAAGAATTATTAGACACACCACTTGGTGGAAAATTAGCAAATTCTGTTGAATTTTCATCTGATTTGGATTTAATATATAGTGGAGATGTTGTTATTGACACTACTGGTTTTGGAGGGATAACTCCTGAACAATCTGAAAAATTTGATGTTGACACATTTATTATTGAAGATCCTGTAGCTGAAGATAACGATGAACTTTTAGCTAATAAAAATAATATTCATAAAAGATTAAGTTGTGCAAAAGCAAACAACAAGGCAATAATTAAAACTAAAGGAATTGACACAAAAACTTCCGGAACAATGACATTAACAATTGGCGTTTTAACCAATGTCTTGAATAAATGCCTAGAAAAAGAAGGTGTACTATACAGTGCCTGTGAAATGGGCTTTTTTGAAGAAGTTATCTTTAAAGAAAAAAATATTTCTAAATTTATCGAGTTAGTTGACACTCAAGCTCTTAAAATTTCTACAATTAATCCATTTAGTTGTGATGAATTACTTATAGATGAAATCTCTAAAATAAAAACTGATTTAAATGAAGCTTAA
- a CDS encoding Nif3-like dinuclear metal center hexameric protein gives MKLKEIISFLEEKVPTNLALDFDNVGLMGDYDLDSQINSIKIFMDLTPDFDNFNDNTLIITHHPPIFTPKTPTYTIHSNWDIIDGGANEALCETLKLDVIDYFDDKTHIGRVCKSNHSLKETVLENFKNIRIVNNFDDHKNLKVGVISGFGLKNPDYIKLAKKKDLDVLISGDLCQETAILAKNLNITLIDLGHHESEVPGLYELEKVINELNIDVEIIDKNPIEVIK, from the coding sequence ATGAAGCTTAAAGAGATTATTTCATTTTTAGAAGAAAAAGTACCAACTAATTTAGCTTTGGATTTTGATAATGTTGGATTAATGGGAGATTATGATTTAGATTCTCAAATTAATTCAATTAAGATTTTTATGGATTTAACACCTGATTTTGACAATTTTAACGATAATACATTGATAATTACACACCACCCGCCAATATTTACTCCAAAAACACCAACATATACAATTCATTCAAATTGGGATATTATTGATGGTGGGGCAAATGAAGCATTATGTGAAACTTTAAAATTAGATGTAATTGATTATTTTGACGATAAAACACATATTGGACGAGTTTGCAAATCAAATCATAGTTTAAAAGAAACTGTTTTAGAAAATTTTAAAAACATTAGAATTGTAAATAATTTCGATGACCACAAAAATCTAAAAGTTGGAGTAATATCAGGTTTTGGTTTGAAAAATCCAGATTATATAAAACTTGCCAAGAAAAAAGATTTAGATGTACTTATTTCTGGCGATTTATGTCAGGAAACTGCAATTCTTGCAAAGAATTTAAACATTACTCTTATTGACTTAGGACACCACGAAAGTGAAGTTCCAGGATTATATGAACTTGAAAAAGTAATTAATGAATTAAATATTGATGTTGAAATCATTGATAAAAATCCAATTGAGGTAATAAAATGA
- a CDS encoding UPF0254 family protein yields the protein MIKIATAECFTQGKIGRELHALAQNYEGNFGRDYIENPCEYGDFDYNKLSVTCSLFIPTIEAVKKILKIDNPPKPDTLIKGIKVYDEEGDKKVSKLMAKAVRDLSDCDIAIGTTAGVGRGAITIITKEYEITTTTNVYADLNELKSDDLYNRSYSGIIKTLEIVLLLLNDNIDKIKTLENIDIIKK from the coding sequence ATGATTAAAATAGCTACCGCCGAGTGTTTCACACAGGGAAAAATCGGAAGAGAACTACATGCTTTAGCACAAAACTACGAAGGAAACTTCGGAAGAGATTATATTGAAAATCCTTGCGAATATGGGGATTTTGACTATAATAAACTTAGTGTAACATGTAGTTTATTTATCCCTACAATTGAAGCTGTAAAAAAGATACTAAAAATAGATAATCCTCCAAAACCTGACACTTTAATTAAAGGAATAAAGGTTTATGACGAAGAAGGAGATAAAAAAGTAAGTAAGCTAATGGCAAAAGCAGTTAGAGATTTAAGTGACTGTGATATTGCTATTGGAACTACAGCAGGAGTTGGTCGTGGAGCAATAACAATCATCACTAAAGAATATGAAATAACCACCACCACAAACGTTTATGCTGATTTAAATGAGTTAAAAAGCGATGATTTGTATAACAGATCATATTCCGGAATTATAAAAACATTAGAAATAGTTCTACTTCTTTTAAATGATAATATCGATAAAATAAAAACTTTAGAAAATATTGATATTATAAAAAAATAA
- a CDS encoding 4Fe-4S binding protein — MKIDVEECGVCEDCIDVCIEEAIQRKAYTVTIDSEKCTDCGECVDVCPVGAIFDE, encoded by the coding sequence TTGAAAATTGACGTTGAAGAATGTGGAGTTTGTGAAGACTGCATTGATGTTTGTATAGAAGAAGCAATTCAAAGAAAAGCATATACAGTAACAATCGATAGTGAAAAATGTACTGATTGCGGCGAATGTGTTGATGTTTGCCCAGTTGGAGCTATTTTTGATGAGTAG
- a CDS encoding adhesin, translating into MKPKFTLIDYLIIILVICAIAFAFIHITTDDSSNIKKTAFDASTINKIPDTYSNYYKDGFIVKANVDGFNATNNEKTTLNGTVKWIGNNGGTDVRILIESNNSTYLAGLYKSVPEADIYIDKISLETDGSTYPNLVEIKANQENITSINDLNKNISNCDFEMSTTISLNPFDIVKLQEIQNIINSNDKRVAIKAPNVGVCNSLILENANKETLDISDSVLGNINGLSEEITIRVYNCSDSQLEQIKSSYDVANIRTF; encoded by the coding sequence ATGAAACCAAAATTTACTTTAATTGATTATTTGATAATTATTTTAGTCATATGTGCTATCGCATTTGCATTTATACATATTACAACAGATGACTCTTCAAATATTAAAAAAACCGCATTTGATGCATCAACAATAAATAAAATTCCAGATACTTATTCAAATTACTATAAAGATGGATTTATTGTAAAAGCTAATGTTGATGGATTTAATGCAACCAATAACGAGAAAACAACATTAAACGGTACTGTAAAATGGATTGGAAACAATGGTGGAACAGATGTCAGGATTTTAATTGAATCTAATAATTCAACTTATCTTGCAGGATTGTATAAAAGTGTTCCAGAAGCAGATATTTACATAGATAAAATTTCACTTGAAACAGATGGAAGCACATATCCAAATTTAGTGGAAATTAAAGCAAATCAAGAAAACATTACCTCAATTAACGACTTGAATAAAAATATATCAAATTGTGATTTTGAAATGTCTACAACAATCTCTCTTAACCCGTTTGACATAGTAAAACTTCAAGAGATTCAAAATATAATTAATTCCAATGATAAGAGAGTAGCTATTAAAGCACCAAATGTTGGAGTATGCAATAGCTTAATATTGGAAAATGCTAACAAAGAAACATTAGATATTAGTGATTCAGTTTTAGGCAATATAAACGGACTTAGCGAAGAAATTACAATTAGAGTATACAATTGCAGCGATAGTCAGTTAGAACAGATTAAAAGCAGCTACGATGTTGCAAATATAAGAACTTTTTAA